Proteins from a single region of Chitinispirillum alkaliphilum:
- a CDS encoding ATP-dependent DNA helicase, with the protein MIKEIEKWSKELNSRQLEAVSFGEGPLLVVAGAGSGKTKTLAYRVAHLINSGVKPERILLLTFTRRAAREMLTRAAQALQQKDCSATSSVWGGTFHAAANRLLRIYSEAAGIGPDFTILDQSDAEDLMDVIRHKKTESAKKGRFPRKSTLLAIYSRRMNSGEDLDHILKVHFPWCERWKPQLKEIFREYVSVKQRRNTLDYDDLLLYWYHLLGEKKNAELIEKRFDHILVDEYQDTNKLQSDILVRMRQANKNIMVVGDDAQSIYSFRAASVRNMLDFPKTFPDTTIVTLEHNYRSTEPILNTTNLLISQESERFTKNLFSKRKGSNRPQLITYKDEECEANGVIEKILGHLEEGIPLKNQAVLFRAGSHSAALELELVRKNIPFHKFGGLKFLEAAHIKDFLSFVKILENRKDEMAWFRVLQLFDGVGPATASAIFEHLTLNNYTLDSLKTVPASTPVLKEVGRLSTLLSELSLGEQSLGSQLDSIVSFYKPLLEERYENGKIRFNDIEHITGLSSGYKSRTDFLTELILDPPASTSDLAGQSSKDEDYLILSTIHSAKGCEWDTVYLIHAADGCLPSDMATDSPEDTSEELRLAYVAMTRAKNNLYVTWPLRFYTRPKGMSDRHVYAQCSRFFTPEVKGSMDEICTEPQTSTEDEAEEGTKTDIQSRLKEMWD; encoded by the coding sequence ATGATTAAAGAGATTGAAAAATGGAGTAAGGAATTAAACAGCAGACAACTGGAAGCGGTTTCCTTTGGTGAAGGGCCGCTGCTTGTTGTTGCCGGAGCAGGCAGCGGAAAAACCAAAACCCTCGCCTACAGAGTGGCTCATCTCATAAACTCCGGAGTTAAACCCGAGAGGATTCTTCTGCTCACATTCACTCGCAGAGCCGCAAGGGAAATGCTCACCAGAGCGGCTCAGGCACTGCAGCAAAAAGATTGCTCCGCAACCTCCTCTGTCTGGGGCGGAACATTCCATGCTGCTGCCAACCGCCTGCTGCGAATCTACAGCGAAGCAGCCGGGATCGGCCCCGATTTTACAATCCTTGACCAGTCTGATGCCGAAGACCTCATGGATGTTATCAGACACAAAAAAACCGAATCTGCAAAAAAGGGTAGATTCCCGAGAAAATCAACTCTTCTGGCCATCTACTCAAGAAGAATGAACTCCGGCGAAGACCTTGACCATATTCTCAAAGTTCACTTTCCCTGGTGCGAGAGATGGAAACCTCAGCTAAAGGAGATTTTCAGAGAATATGTTTCAGTTAAACAGAGAAGAAACACCCTGGACTATGATGATCTGCTCCTGTACTGGTATCATCTCCTTGGAGAGAAGAAAAATGCAGAGCTGATCGAAAAGAGATTTGACCACATACTCGTCGATGAATACCAGGATACAAACAAACTGCAATCTGATATCCTTGTGCGAATGCGACAAGCAAATAAAAATATTATGGTTGTCGGGGATGATGCACAAAGCATTTACAGCTTCAGAGCAGCATCGGTTCGCAACATGCTTGACTTTCCAAAAACATTTCCCGACACAACCATTGTCACACTCGAACACAACTACAGATCAACTGAGCCTATCCTCAACACCACCAATTTACTCATTTCACAGGAAAGCGAAAGGTTCACCAAAAACCTCTTCTCAAAACGCAAAGGTTCAAACCGGCCACAGCTTATCACCTATAAAGACGAAGAGTGTGAAGCAAATGGTGTGATTGAAAAAATACTCGGACACCTTGAAGAGGGAATCCCACTGAAAAATCAAGCCGTCCTTTTCAGAGCAGGCTCTCACTCCGCAGCACTCGAGCTGGAACTTGTGAGAAAAAATATCCCTTTCCATAAATTCGGGGGTTTGAAATTTCTGGAAGCTGCTCACATCAAGGACTTTCTCTCTTTTGTTAAAATTCTGGAAAACAGAAAAGATGAAATGGCCTGGTTCAGGGTCCTTCAACTCTTTGACGGAGTAGGACCCGCAACAGCCTCAGCCATTTTTGAACATCTAACACTTAACAACTACACCCTCGATTCACTTAAAACTGTTCCCGCAAGCACCCCTGTGCTTAAGGAGGTGGGCAGACTTTCAACTCTTCTCAGTGAACTCTCCCTGGGCGAGCAGAGCCTTGGCAGTCAACTTGACTCCATCGTCTCTTTCTACAAACCGCTTCTCGAAGAGCGGTATGAAAACGGCAAGATTCGTTTTAACGATATCGAACATATCACCGGACTCTCTTCAGGCTACAAATCACGCACTGACTTTTTAACCGAACTTATCCTCGACCCGCCTGCATCCACAAGTGACCTTGCCGGCCAGTCAAGTAAAGATGAAGATTATCTGATTCTCTCAACCATCCATTCTGCCAAAGGGTGTGAGTGGGATACGGTTTACCTTATTCATGCCGCAGATGGATGCCTCCCTTCCGACATGGCCACCGATTCACCGGAAGACACAAGTGAGGAGCTCAGACTTGCATATGTGGCCATGACCCGGGCAAAAAATAACCTGTATGTAACCTGGCCACTTCGGTTTTATACCAGACCCAAAGGCATGTCCGACAGACATGTCTATGCACAGTGCAGCCGTTTCTTTACACCTGAAGTCAAGGGCTCGATGGATGAAATATGTACTGAACCCCAAACGTCAACCGAGGACGAAGCTGAAGAGGGTACCAAAACAGACATACAGAGCAGGTTAAAGGAGATGTGGGACTGA
- a CDS encoding Regulator of nucleoside diphosphate kinase, protein MKIRNIYITELDMKRLSGLITREGVTGSEKEYMKKLKSELDRAKVVKPQEIPPDVITMNSKVKLRELDTGDEMVIQLVFPANADVSEDRISVLAPIGTALIGYKVGDTIEWDVPKGKIELIVEEILYQPESEGNYEL, encoded by the coding sequence GTGAAAATACGGAATATCTATATCACAGAGTTGGACATGAAAAGACTTTCCGGCCTTATTACCCGGGAAGGTGTCACAGGTTCAGAGAAAGAGTATATGAAAAAACTCAAATCTGAACTGGACAGGGCTAAAGTGGTTAAACCGCAGGAGATCCCCCCTGATGTGATTACCATGAACTCCAAAGTCAAGCTCAGGGAGCTCGACACCGGCGATGAAATGGTAATCCAACTTGTATTCCCTGCCAATGCAGATGTAAGCGAAGACAGGATTTCGGTTCTGGCCCCTATTGGAACCGCCCTGATTGGCTATAAGGTAGGAGATACAATCGAGTGGGATGTTCCCAAAGGAAAGATCGAACTGATCGTGGAGGAGATTCTGTATCAACCGGAATCTGAGGGTAATTACGAACTCTAA
- a CDS encoding Pectate lyase superfamily protein, with protein sequence MKIKLYASFILTTILLTLSTTQADEVRAASGSRADIQAAIDAAPENGTVIIPEGNFNINGPSIRVNKNLTISGSGDNGTTLRGNSSLNWIFNVVTEGFFRLTNLVLDGNGAGGGVQLRSNDLTFRVDNSTFTNFRRRGVQTHGFVRGVIDNNRFLENGMTDVVIYGDNDASWDRPLSLGSDDAVYVEDNYFSHHRARNIHSIAANRGARYVFRYNTIDNGNQNTNPIDAHGNYEYGRGTRSYEIYGNTIKSGHSFMGMFIRGGTGVIFDNEFEGSFTQPIMLENYRSFMRGPNGRYLSSSYPGIDQIHDLHIWNNTVNGQETAVPFVRDRGLSREHIQENRDYFLRPNRNYTPYTYPHPLAQTDNPQALRSSRAASASAARAKSSVNASRTPQRTHPMVQEDDNGRSGSFSFDNMWERLLKATNISN encoded by the coding sequence ATGAAAATCAAACTCTACGCATCTTTTATTCTTACAACTATCCTTTTAACCCTTAGCACAACACAAGCAGATGAAGTTCGTGCAGCAAGCGGAAGCAGAGCTGACATCCAGGCTGCAATCGATGCTGCCCCTGAAAACGGCACAGTCATTATCCCCGAAGGCAATTTCAATATCAACGGCCCCTCTATCAGAGTCAATAAAAACCTCACCATATCCGGCTCCGGTGACAACGGAACCACCCTCAGAGGAAACTCTTCCCTTAACTGGATCTTCAATGTGGTCACCGAAGGGTTCTTCCGGCTCACAAACCTGGTCCTTGACGGAAACGGTGCAGGCGGAGGCGTACAGCTCAGAAGCAACGATCTCACCTTCAGAGTTGACAACAGCACATTCACCAATTTCCGCAGACGCGGTGTTCAAACCCACGGCTTCGTACGAGGTGTTATCGATAACAACAGATTTCTTGAAAACGGTATGACCGATGTTGTGATCTACGGTGACAACGATGCATCATGGGACCGTCCGCTTTCACTCGGAAGTGATGATGCGGTGTACGTGGAGGATAACTATTTCAGTCACCACAGAGCAAGAAACATCCACTCAATCGCAGCCAACCGCGGAGCACGTTACGTTTTCCGTTACAACACAATCGACAACGGAAACCAAAACACCAACCCCATCGATGCCCACGGAAACTACGAGTACGGAAGAGGAACCAGAAGCTACGAGATCTATGGCAATACAATCAAATCAGGACACAGCTTCATGGGGATGTTTATAAGGGGTGGGACAGGTGTGATTTTTGACAACGAATTTGAAGGCAGTTTCACACAACCCATAATGCTTGAAAACTACAGATCTTTCATGAGAGGACCAAACGGAAGATACCTCTCCTCAAGCTATCCGGGCATTGACCAGATCCATGACCTCCACATCTGGAACAACACAGTGAACGGCCAGGAAACAGCCGTACCCTTTGTCCGTGACAGAGGACTCTCAAGAGAACATATCCAGGAAAACAGGGATTACTTCCTCAGACCAAACAGAAACTATACACCTTATACCTATCCACACCCATTGGCACAAACCGACAACCCCCAGGCCCTTCGAAGCTCACGGGCAGCATCGGCATCCGCTGCACGTGCCAAAAGTAGCGTAAACGCATCCCGCACCCCGCAAAGAACCCACCCCATGGTGCAGGAAGATGATAATGGCAGGTCAGGCTCGTTCAGTTTCGACAACATGTGGGAAAGATTGCTAAAGGCGACAAATATCAGTAACTAA